tctgggaacagcctattcgttcagaaatttctttctgtgtcttaccgtcttgcttgagggtgtcagagttaactcgttgattcagatgattaggttcatagctcgtttagagacccttttaatgatatgctaattttgtgagataggaattttgggttttcatgagctgtatgccaaaatcatccgtattaagacaataaaagacctgaaatatttcagttagtgtgcaatgaatctgaaatatatgaatgttaaattttcatcattacattatggaaaataatgaactttatcacaatatgctactattttgagaaggacctgtatgtatctatatatatatatatacatacatacatacatacatgaaaTATACATTTCCTGGTAGACGGCTGCACTGTGTTTGgacccaataaaacacaatggaccaacaccaacaaATGATCTGACTTCCCAAATCATCAATGACTGTAGAAGCATCATATTGGACCTTGGTACCTCTCCACTCTTTCAACAGCCTCTCGAACTTTGATTTACGAATGAGCATCTTACATGGATTCTATTTCAGaagtggcttaacacaaggaatgggaCAGTTGTAGATCATATCCTTAATGAATCTGTGTGTAGCACAacttgtgaatctcccccaaactcttaaatgagctttgcttcacaattctCTGAAGGCTGTAGTTATTCCTGTtgtttgtgcacctttttctaccataTTTTTGCCTTTTGAACTCTTTAGTAATGATCAGCTGTCCTGCAGATGAGTGTCTGCAGGATAGCTGTCAGATCAGCAGTTTTTCTCATGATTTCCTAGACAATAAGATgaccataacataacatttgtgTTCCCTGTCTCTCCagcccacttcctgtctgcctactctcgaaaaaaataaaataaaataaagtaaataaaataaaggccaccagaGCCACAAAAAAGATGCACATACTCTCAACATTCAGACCAATTAAAAACCTTTAGTAAACCACAACAGTAGTAAAGTAACTGTCAACATCATCCCACCTGCTATTAAACCATTCCCCCTTTTTCCTTTGGTCTCCACTTTCTCAACCTACTGATCAACCAACATGCCCTGTAGAACCATAAATCTCATTATGTGTAATGTTCAACGGCCTAAACACAATAATTCCCAACACCCAGGCCTCTCCCATTTCCAACTCAACCAAAACAGGATCAGGGCATCAAATAACACAATCAGCTATCTCCCCACAGACAGATTTATGACTCTGTCATGTCCACAATGACAGTTTCTTGTATGCACACCTATCACGGTGATCAATTGGCCACTAATCCATAAATCTGCTGCCTCCACAATGTACGCACCTTTAAAGTGCAACCATCAATCAATCCTCAGGCGTCATAGCAGAAATTGTTGGGTCAATGCAAGTCGTGCTGGAAATATGAGATTTGGAATGGAGCTTCGACAAACAACAAGTTGCACATAATCgagtgttttgttttcataaatgCAACAGCTGAGACCCAGAGAGAAAGAGGGGACAGAAAGGGAGGGGAGGGAGCAGGAGAGGTGAAGATGAATGAAGTGGAATAGGAAGATGGAAAAGACATGGGTACGGAGGCATAGCTGGGaatgaaaggaaaacagaagaaaatatgtGGATGAAAGCATTCTGTCTTAGGGCAACACATCCTCGTAGGTTTGGTTCAATTCTTATTTGGGTTCTGCATCTCAGaacattctttttttctgacCAGTGATTGGTGTTACAAGTAAAGAAGAGAAATGGAACAAAAGATCAATGAGGACATATCTCCACTTATTTTCATGGGCTGAAGCACTTATTTGAGACAATTAGAACATTGCTCCTCAAACCCAGACAACCATGTCAACTACTAAACAATGCAGCGCAAATCTCATTTCACAATTCAGTGCAATTCAGTATATTTAAACAGCACAAATCCACAACTAATGTTATACTAAGGCGCTTTGTAAGACTAACAGCTCTAATTTACACCCATGATCAATTCAATCAAAGTATCTGTACAgatcaaattcagtttaatatTGAAAAGTTATTTATCTAAGGAAATTCAGCCAGTTGCATCAAGTCACTGACGTTGCAGCAATCTCTCCCTCTGAGTGAGCTTTTGGAGACAGTGGAAAATAATGACTGCCTTTCAACAAATggaaaccttcagcagaacccgTTGTGGCTGAAGGGTGGTTTGGGAAgacacagatacacacaaatagaaaaatacaaaagcagGGGCTCAAGTGTACTTACTTTGTTAAAGAAATTGTAATTACAAGATGCCAAGGGCACCATAGTGGCAGAGGAAAGCTTATGACAATCTCTCATGCATGATGACCTTCTGTTAAGAATCTATCAGGAAAGCACAGGCAGCTGCTGACTTCATCAAGATTCATCCATGTCAGATTAAATTTATTCATGATTAGCTATATCAGTTGCCCCGGATGCATGAACCGTTTCTCCTTGTAATGATCCATTAGATCCAGTGGTAGAAGTGTTGACATCAGGCAGTAAACTTCGTCCTTCGGTCAAATCCCACACTGATGACCGCTTCATTGTGAACAGTGCCCTGTGGAACCGGATGATGAATGCCTCTCAACTCCAGGCACATTTAAGGGAGGTGAGGGGCTACCAAGTGTCATGTCAGACCATTCAAAACCATTTATATCAGTGTGGTATACGTGCCTGACGACCTGCAAGGGTACCCGACCACACCACCAGGCCAGGGAGAAATTACGGCAGAAGAGGGACAagtgctgttctctgatgaaagctgGTTTACAATGAGCAGAAATAATGGCCGCCAACAATGTTGGATTCAAGGAGAGTGCTGTGGATCAGCCCCTGGTTGTCACCAGACAAAcctttggtggtggtgttatAGTGTAAGCAGGTGTGTCTAAAACAGAGCTGTCCTACACTTCGTGAATGGGACAGTAACAACCCCATACTACCTAAATGACATTACTCCTGTCATTGTGCCCCTGCATTAACAACACGTCTAATGACATCTCCATGGTCAACAATGCTTCAACTCATCGAAGTCGCAAAAATAGGGAATGGCTACTGGGAACTGCGGTACCTCGAATGGAGTGGCCTGctctttctccagacctgaatcccatagaaaaCCTATGGGATCAGCTGAATCATCGTCTAGAAGCTTGTAACCCAGAACTACAATAACCTGAGGGGTGCCCTTTAAAAGGAATGGGATGCCATGCCTCAGCAGAATTCgacttgtgaacagcatgagaTGCTGTTATCAAGCTGTAATGGATACTCAAGGGGACCTGACATGTTGAGACAAGTTTTTGTTGTATACCCACCACTTTTGTTTGAATTGAGATGAGGAAATCACCATTATATGCTTATACATAAATTCCCTACTTATCCCCAACATTTTATGAGTAGAAACTCCCCACATAATTTACGTCTTACGTTTGAATGCACAGCAGTTCACTATGTTCCCACAAGAGGGAGACATTAAACCAACTGTCAAGAAagtgaatgttttcttttctccttaaATTAAATTGGTTCAAATGAGCAATTTCCGAATTATTTTTGCTAGaattaaacaggaaaaaacgACTTACCTTAAGATCAACACtttcaaacattaaaataaaatgtaaagttaACTTACAAAGGCTTTTCATTGTTTATAATTATAGTGAACAGCACCTTCACATAGGAAGCTGTACTTTAATGTATATCTGGGCAATAAAAGGCCATTTCTAATAATGACAGACCCATTTGCATCACTTTTCCTTTAATTTCATCCAAGAGTCACATTGACAAGTTACATAATAGCCATCATGAACAGATTCAAAATAGCTTTTTTGTTATGACTCTTCAGCATCAAAATgcagtattaaaataaaattgtttaatatagaaaaagacagaaaataaaactagaCAAAAATTATTTCAGGTGATTCACTTACAGTAAGCCATCAGAAAGACAATATCACTCTGTAAGAGTACACCAGTCTTCCGTCTTGGGCTCACTGCAGAACAAACTGTGTAAAACAGGCAGCAATAGCATAAATACAAGTTTGTCTCTTGCAGGTTTATATTTTCCTCAGATGAAAATATcatgtttgacaaaaaaagaaaagaaaaacctctAAAAAGGTATTTATATCAAGGGAGactaaactgaaaataaaattttattcatTCAACCCCAACACACTAGTTTTTAAATACCAAAAAAATGTAGATTGGAATTGCTGAGGATGTATAGTTGGATATTCtgcttaaaacaaacaaaaataaaacattattcctTCAGAGATTGGTATTTAataattagttttgttttaatgtgtttaacaCATTTCCTGCTTGTGTACAAACATGGTAAgatttccctttttttctttgaaatgacATTTTTAATACTTTTCTAGTTCATGGCGTAAACATGATCAAGGCCTTCAGATCTTTTTTTGAATGCCAAGTCCTATGAgttcacagttttattttaggctACCAATTTCCACAACCCTGACATGGAATAGCAGGATGAAAAAGACTTAAACCGACTTTCTTTTCTGATTCTCAATTTTCGTTGTGCTCcctttaaaaaggaaagtaatAAAAGTGAATTTAAATACTGTAGCCTATAAACATACCATGCATCAGACCTTTCTGATCTtatcttcacaaaataaaaaataaaaacactctaAAGTGCAAGCAAAAATGCGTACAAttctgaaggaaaaacaggaggACAATGCTTTAAGATTGtcataaaacatagaatataacACTTTGTATGCTTGTGCAGTCTGGAGTGTGTTTGTGACTCGGCCCGTCATGTGGTGGCATGTCACCTCAGGGCTCTATGCACTCAATGCACTCGCACTTAGTTCAACCTGCACATCTCAAACATAAAAGGGAAAAACTATCTTAAAGATAAAAAGCTAAATTTGGAGAACCATGATGTCCCAGGAAAATGTCCACTGGAGATCAGCTTCTGATTGTGACAAGATTGTCTGTACATTCTTTCTTTTTAAGCATATAAATTCTGTAGAGGCTATCAAGGCTATAGGTTTCCATATGAAATCTGCATTTTGCTCTTAAGCAGTCGACTCAGCGACAACAGTAATAATGTAGCAATACAACTTTACAATGTGTAGGAGCAATAAAGCACAAAATAAGATTATAAAAAGGAGAACAAAAATGTGGCTCATTTGTCATGATCAATACAAACTGCAGAGCAGAGAAGATCACAGATCTTTGTCATGGCAGTGAAAAGAATAGTAATCATTCATATACGTATATCAAAAATTCACAAAATGTCCTGCATCTGGAATATTCAAAATACATATTGGAACTTTTAAAAAGCATTCATCTGGAGAAGGCTTAAAATATAAGGAATATTGCTTCAATCAAAGTCAAAAAAGTAGGATATATAAAGGATACAAGGTCACAAAATGGAAATGTGACAAATTTACAGAGTTTTGAAAATGAAGTTGATAACAGAATGCGACACAAGTCACTTATTCTTCCCAGGGATGTATTCCCTGTAACTCTCATCTTTTAGTTAATAAAATGGCAGAATTTAAAGCACAGTTACGTTTGAGAGAAGCAGAAACGCAAGTTACAATGTGTGTTTCTGCagaagaataaagacaagttaATATGCTGTTAGAAAATGATTTAAAGAATAAGCATCATTGGCATAATTTGAAGGAGGTAaacattactttttaaaatttaggTGGCAGCTCTTTGCATTTCAtacatttttccattaaaaaccAGCAGATTTTAATTTCAGACATTTGCAAAAGTTACTAAGATAATTCACCTTTAGGAAACCAATACTTAGATTTTAAGtctaaaaagaaacataaaaactaaGTGATCATCTCAACaaattctttaaatgttttgatggAAACAAATGTCTGAAATATTCCTtctttatagtttttattttaaaagcagctCTCTTTACCTGTGGTTAATTCTAAATATAAGTAAGAGTACGGAGTCCAACTAAATCCCACTCACTGACACATTGAGGAGTGCCAGTCTGCTCAACCAAACTTTCAGAATGAGGTATAAATACTAACAGAGGTGGGTTTTTCTTAACTGTGGTCAGATGTACAAGTTCtcaggtctgtcttacagcattTCTCAGTGATAAAAACATTTCCTTGCATGAAGATCGGTAACAGTCTGAAAACGTAACAGGTTGAGACTCTGGCTGgctaaatatttcataattaacaggaattaaaaaaaaaaaaagttcaagaacTGAGCAATAACATGTCACTACATCAATAAGTGGCTCCAAAGGTTTTAGTAACGTAATGCTGAGAGGAAAGTACCTAAAAGTCAGGTAagtgattgttttcttttagtggTCACATTATATGATCCCTTTTAACCGATTAAAACCCTGGCATACGAGTAGGCATGTGCCGGTTATTAGAATCAAGGTATGCCAAGGATTTAAATGTTATGGTTTCAAAATCAGAAGGCAAAAAAAAGAATAGTCCCACCATTCCCAAGGTTCAAACTGCTTTCAataagatgccagagaaagtgccaACATTTCCTCCAGCTGTATGAGGCATAGAGTAATGCCGTGGTGCCCCTACACCACATGCTGTTAAATAGAAGCTATTACATCATGTTataagcttttattttaaatctcatTAATATTGTGTTTATTACCCAAAGCATTTTGGTCCAAGTTGTgtaatttcaaataaaacaaaacacagaaataaccAAAATTGAAATATGAAACTATGAATTGACAGGACAGGAGTTCACTTGCCCGAAGAACAGTTTACACGCATGTAACCTACAAATAGGCAAAAACCATGACATCATTgttaatttttccatttttgtcacTGAACCCTGAGCTAAATCATATCACcgattacacacacacacacattcatacgtacaagcacacacactcatagcAGTTAGAATCAATGTGCAGAGACCCGAAATAACCTCCAATGCTGCTAATGAAGCTACGTGCTTCCAGCCACTCTTCACTGGTTCTCCGGGGCCTTCCTTCTTCACAAAAATAACTGTTCAATATAACATGAGTCCATTTATtctgcattttcatttaaaagttcAAAAGGCAGCTAccattaaaaagagaaaaaggtgaaaacatcacaagaaaaaaaaaaaaaaaaaaatttcacaaATATTGTGTTCTCTTACAATCCAGAGATTGTTTGCGTCTCAGGacatttgtgttaaaaacatgCAGCGCCAGGGGACAGAaactatataataaaataaaattgacacCAAGGAATCCTAATAAGTGCTTGCCCTTCAAGTATTTAAGCATTGTATCCAAAACAGCCATTATTTGGCATCATGACAATTCTTCctatgggaaaaaaaactactgTGTACCAAACATGTTTACAGGCTGAAATCAAAGAAATGTCATTAATACAATACCAAAAAGAAAGGGTAAATTTCGTTTTGTGGTTATTGAAATGTAGCCCCTTACTGTGTCAACAAATTACTAATAGGTAACCAACATTGCCCCTTACAGAATCCCCTCTCACCAGGAGAggtgttgctccctcttctttTTTAAACTTCTTTCAGTTGTGTTTCTTCATGAGTGCATCCACTGTGCCATCATGGTCTTTAGGGCTGAAGTCGGGACAGATACCATTGGCTGTTTTGCTGTTGGCAGTGCCTTGCAGGTTTATTGTAGATGGGTTGGTCTGAGTGTCGTGATCAGGTCCCCTCTGAGGAACAACACTTTCTGTGTGAAGATAGTCATCAGCAAAGTCTGGGTTTTCCTCCACAAAACCTCTGAACTTCTCTGAAAAGACCACAAGGGGGAGCCAGAGACAAGGACAAAATTACAAACTGGCTGCTCAGAAAGACCTCCACTGATTGCTAAGCTAAGTTTTTTGAGAATCGTCTTACCAAATGTAATCTTCCCTGTGTCATCTACGTCAATGGCCGTAAACAGATTGGACACGTTGAGGTGAGTCACTCCTAAAGCCGTCCTCAGTATAACTACCAGCTCCGTCTCTGTGATAGCACTGTCTTCCTCTGCCTCAAACATCTGCAGAAGAGGAAACATGAAGAAATCACGCTTTTCAAGAGTGAAGAGCGTATCTAGCAGTTCATTTGAAAAGATTCTGattatttagtttgtttataATGGGTTCAAGCAAATACCACCCCGTTATATACTGCTGTAAAAAGACCTCTAAACAGCAGCACAAAGACCCTGGAAAGTAATGTTTAATAAACTGGGGAATAAAACATACAACTTTGACTAATTATGACACCCAAATGACCATTTAGCATTTAAATATAATCAAACTCAGGACAAGTCAACAAATACATAATGCCTCAATCTGTCAGACAGCGAGATGAGTAAACTGTTTGATCTTTTATTTGTCTTCTATCCATTTAATTTCACTCCAAAACAAATAACTAAAGCATAAAGACAGACGCCAAACCTACCTTGAAGGCCAATTTCATTGTTTCCAGAGTTTTGGCAGGTCTGCATACAACGGATAAGGCTATCACATATTCTCTAATATCCATGCTGTTATCTTCATGCTAGAAAAAAGAACGAAAAACAACAACGACCAATTACACTTAAAAACAGAAGTTGCTGAAATAGCATGTGTCATTACCACAAGCgaaaaacaacacaatgaaTGACTCAGTTCATTTTTGCCATCAAAGTGCATTGAATTTGTCCCACGCTGTAAAGCCTGTGTAAGCTATACTCTGTGGGAGTATCATAATATGAGCTTGCTGTAAATTTGGCAAAATTATGTGTAGTTCCAAAAATAAGGCCATTCGACTACCTGGTGACACCGAGTGACCAGCTTTTCCATCAACTGATTCCACCCAGCCAGGATTTATTTTACCTACATTTCTGTCCTCAAATATTAGATTTTCTGTCAATTACGTTAGCATCCATAGTCAATCTGTCACAAAACATATCATTGAGGTATGCAGGTTGTGCAAATTGGGTCTTTACCTCATCGAAAAGAGCAAACATGTCCCGCAGCATATCTGAAACCGGCACATCGAGGAAGTGAGCAAAGTCATCCAGGGCAAGTTTCTGCCCTTCCAGCTTCCGGGCTCGgtttccataatcctgcaaaaCCTTTTCAGTGTTCTGGGGTTTCAGCCTGTGACAGCATGGGAGGAAACTCTTGTTTAAGATCTGAAAAATATCATGCATCATGTGGACAAGAACAAAATAATTCCCATGACTATAAAAAATAGACATTTGGTGCTTTTTTGATACTACAAGGACCATTTGGTTGACTTTGAGGGTGGATACTTCAtcgaattttacatttttttacaagAACATCTTATGCTACTGTCTAGTAAATAAGAAGGAACTAAAACTCTTTCCTGGTAGTTGCTAGATGCCAAAGCACCAATCCACTGCTAACATGGATCATATGTACAGctcacaatatatatataaataccgAATGTGCAACATTATTCCACGATACTGCCGCCAAAAATCAGATCCCTGCTggttttttttcattgtctCCTTTTCGTGCCCCTTAGTTctctttgatgactgctttgcatTGGAAAACTTGACTCACCCCAGTCTCCGGACAAGCTTGGCAAACTCCAGCAGACAGGTGTCGACCGGCAGCCTCAGCTGGCCCTCTGCCATTGCCAGCTGGCAGTCTTCAAATGAATAATCTGTGATGGGTACCCCCAGGGCTCTGAGCACACCAGAGATGATGGGACCATGACAGGACAAATTAACAGTTTGCTTAAGGTATATGGTCTTGTTATGTGAAAGATTTAGGCTTTCATCACAAGCGTATGAAACCTTAAGTGATCACTGATCAAATCATCATGATTAGATACAGGCCATTAACAAATCAGTGGCTATCTGAGGGATCTTTCCTGGTTTTTGTGGTGATGCACAAACCACAATTAActgaacagaacagaataaCTTCTCACATCTgtcaaaacaataaatacatttcactTACGTAGCCATGACTCTTCTCACATTGACAGCAAAGAGAGCAGGATTCCTTTTTTCCTCCTCTGAGGGGATGTAAATGGGGAGGAACTGCACACagaccaaaaataaatgttttacattctaAGTGGACATACAGAActaaatacagatttttttttttttacttttgtttttattacttaaAGAACATTTGAAATTTAGTAAGCTATCGTTGACCATAAGAGAAGAACGCACACATAA
This genomic stretch from Girardinichthys multiradiatus isolate DD_20200921_A chromosome 3, DD_fGirMul_XY1, whole genome shotgun sequence harbors:
- the LOC124866053 gene encoding lysophosphatidylcholine acyltransferase 1, with the protein product MKLPSSKHCAAEGDGKKMDQPPPFRNPFVHALKFTPLEKAKIALMTVTLFPIRLLIAAFMMLLAWPFAFIASVGRSETTVEPQCLWRRLVDIILRVIMRIMWFAGGFHWITVKGQRALPAEAPILTLAPHSSYFDAIPVTMTMSSIVMKAESKDIPVWGTLIKYIRPVFVSRSDQNSRKKTVEEIKRRAHNGGDWPNIMIFPEGTCTNRSCLITFKPGAFIPAVPVQPVVIRYPNKLDTITWTWQGPGAFKILWLTLCQLHNEFVIEFLPIYIPSEEEKRNPALFAVNVRRVMATALGVPITDYSFEDCQLAMAEGQLRLPVDTCLLEFAKLVRRLGLKPQNTEKVLQDYGNRARKLEGQKLALDDFAHFLDVPVSDMLRDMFALFDEHEDNSMDIREYVIALSVVCRPAKTLETMKLAFKMFEAEEDSAITETELVVILRTALGVTHLNVSNLFTAIDVDDTGKITFEKFRGFVEENPDFADDYLHTESVVPQRGPDHDTQTNPSTINLQGTANSKTANGICPDFSPKDHDGTVDALMKKHN